The Amycolatopsis sp. NBC_01480 genome segment GATTCCGGTGCTGGCCAGGGTTTTCAGCAGCTGCAGCGCCTGGACGGCCCCGTCGTCCATCACGACGGACTTGCTGTCGCCGGACAGGATGTGCCCGCCCTCGGAGGCGACGAGGGTGTTGTAGAAGACGACCAGCCCCTCGTACTGCGCGCCGGTGAACACCACCTGGTACGGCTTGCCGGCGGCCTTGAGCCGCCGGGCCTGCGCCATCATCTCGTCGAACGTCCGCGGCGGCGCCGGGGTGAGACGGTCGTCGTACCAGAGCAGCTGGATGTTGGTGTTCTTGGTGGCGCCGTACAGCTTCCCGTTCCACTGGGCGGTGGCGAGCGGCCCCGGCAGCACGTCTTTGGTAGCGGCGGCGCGGTCCGCCCCGGTCCACGGGTCGATCCAGCCGGCCTCGGCGAACTCGGGGATCCAGGTGACGTCCAGCCCGAGCACGTCCATGGAGTCGTCCCCCGCGGCCAGCCGCCGCACCATCTGCTCCCGCTGCCCGTCGGCCGCGCGCGGCAGCTTGTTGTAGACGATCCGGTACCGCCCGGCCGCTTCCTGGGTGCATTTGTCGACGAGCGTCTGCATGTGGTCTTCGGGGGAGAGGTAGAGGTTGATCGTGGTCCCGCTTTCGGCCGAACACCCGGCCACCAGCGCCCCCGCCACGATCGCCGCCCCCGCGAGGGCCCGCCCGCGCCTGGTCCCCTGCCGCATGAGGCCTCCTCGCACCGATCACCCGTCGTAGCCGAGAAGCCTCACATCGTGGCCGGTTGCCTCTTTCGAGTCAAGACGCGAAATCCTGCAGGTCAACGCTCCCGCGGCCTAGGATCCACTCGTGAAGCTGCCCGTGATGCCGCCCGTGCGGCCGATGCTGGCCAAGGCCGTGCACGAGGTGCCGCGCGCCGGGGGACTGTGGTTCGAGCCCAAGTGGGACGGGTTCCGCTGTGTCGTGTTCCGCGATCAGGACGAGGTGGAGCTGGGCTCGCGCAACGACCGGCCGTTGACGCGGTACTTCCCCGAGCTGGTGCAGCTGCTCAAGGACGCCCTGCCGCCGCGGTGTGTCGTCGACGGGGAGATCGTGCTGGTGACGCCGCGGGGGCTGGACTTCGGGGCGCTTCAGCTGCGGCTGCATCCCGCGGCCTCGCGCGTGGCGAAACTGGCTGAGGAGACGCCGGCCAGCTTCATCGCGTTCGACCTGTTGGCGCTGGACGACCGGGATCTCACCGGGGAGCCGTTCAGCGAGCGGCGGCGGCTGCTCGAAGACGCGCTCGGCGGCGATCCGACCGGCGCACTGCAACGCGTCCACCTCACGCCGCTGTCCACCGACCCGGACACGGCGCAGGACTGGTTCACCCGCTTCGAGGGCGCGGGTTTCGACGGGGTGATGGCCAAACCCGCCGATCAGCCGTACGAGCAGGACAAGCGCGTGATGTGGAAGGTCAAGCACGAGCGCACGGCGGACTGCGTCGTCGCCGGGTTCCGGTGGCACAAGGACGGCGCCGGGATCGGGTCGCTGCTGCTCGGGCTGTTCGACGAGCGCGGCGAGCTGCACCACGTCGGCGTCGCCAGCAGTTTCACCGCGAAGCGGCGGCGGGAGCTGGTGGACGAACTCAAGCCGCTGACCGAAAACGCGCTCGACGGGCATCCCTGGCGGACCTGGGCCGAGTACCAGACCGCCGATGAGGAGACCGGGAGGCGGCCGGGCGCGAACAGCCGCTGGGCGCCGCAGAAGGACCTGAGCTGGGAGCCGGTGCGGCCCGAGTGGGTCGCCGAGATCCAGTACGAGCACCTGCAGGGCGGCCGGCTGCGGCACGGCGGGCGGCTGGTGCGCTTCCGGCCCGACCGCGAACCCGCGTCCTGCACGTACGCCCAGCTCGAAGAGGCGCCGCCGGCCGAACTGGCCGCGTTGTTCCGGGAGGCGAGATGATCCTCGACGTCGACGGGGTCGAGCTGACCGTGTCCAGCCCGGACAAGGTCTACTTCCCCGAGCACGGCGAGACGAAGCTCGACCTCGTCCGCTACTACCAGGCCGTCGCCGGGCCGCTGCTCGACCGGCTCGGCGGCCGTCCGCTGCTGCTGGAGCGCTACCCGGACGGCGCGGGCGGCAAGTCGTGGTTCCAGAAGCGGGTACCGAAGAACGCGCCGGACTGGCTCACCACCACCGTCGTCTCCACTCCGAACGGCACGACCAGCGACGCGCTCGTGGCCGCCGACCTCGCGCACGTGCTGTGGGCGGTCAACCAAGGCTGCCTCGGCTTCCACGTCTGGCCCAACCGCGCTGCTGCGCTGGATATCGCCGACGAACTGCGGATCGACCTCGACCCGTCACCCGGCATCGGTTTCCCGCAGTTGCGTGACGCTGCCGTGCTCGTACGCGCGTTCCTCGGCGAGCTGGGTATCGAGGCGTACGTGAAGACGTCCGGCTCCCGCGGTCTGCACCTGTACGCGATCCTCGAGCCGCGCTGGGACGGCTACCAGGTCCGCGCCGCGGCGGTCGCGCTCGCGCGGGCGCTGGAACGGCGGCACCCGGACCTGATCACCGCCCAGTGGTGGAAGGAAGAGCGCGGCTCTCGCGTGTTCGTCGACTTCAACCAGAACGCGCCGCACAAAACGGTGTTCGGCGCCTGGTGCGTGCGCCCGCGCGTCGGCGGCCAGGTCTCCACGCCGATCTCGTGGGACGAGCTCCCGACGATCGAACCGGACACCCTCACACTGTCCACCGTCC includes the following:
- a CDS encoding ABC transporter substrate-binding protein; the encoded protein is MRQGTRRGRALAGAAIVAGALVAGCSAESGTTINLYLSPEDHMQTLVDKCTQEAAGRYRIVYNKLPRAADGQREQMVRRLAAGDDSMDVLGLDVTWIPEFAEAGWIDPWTGADRAAATKDVLPGPLATAQWNGKLYGATKNTNIQLLWYDDRLTPAPPRTFDEMMAQARRLKAAGKPYQVVFTGAQYEGLVVFYNTLVASEGGHILSGDSKSVVMDDGAVQALQLLKTLASTGITDPSLTNQKEDEVRQAFQRGQAAFQLNWPFVYAAYAQEKPQDVSHIKWAPYPAAVPGREAHGTIGGYNLAVSTYSPHKREAFEAALCLRNEESQKYQALLDGEPPSLSSIYSDTKPLDPAKPADATANPTMAQQFPMKDDIRTALGDAAVRPLTPAYQNLSTVISKVLSPPAEIDPQATAQELRERLADALESRGIIP
- a CDS encoding ATP-dependent DNA ligase: MKLPVMPPVRPMLAKAVHEVPRAGGLWFEPKWDGFRCVVFRDQDEVELGSRNDRPLTRYFPELVQLLKDALPPRCVVDGEIVLVTPRGLDFGALQLRLHPAASRVAKLAEETPASFIAFDLLALDDRDLTGEPFSERRRLLEDALGGDPTGALQRVHLTPLSTDPDTAQDWFTRFEGAGFDGVMAKPADQPYEQDKRVMWKVKHERTADCVVAGFRWHKDGAGIGSLLLGLFDERGELHHVGVASSFTAKRRRELVDELKPLTENALDGHPWRTWAEYQTADEETGRRPGANSRWAPQKDLSWEPVRPEWVAEIQYEHLQGGRLRHGGRLVRFRPDREPASCTYAQLEEAPPAELAALFREAR
- the ligD gene encoding non-homologous end-joining DNA ligase, with the protein product MILDVDGVELTVSSPDKVYFPEHGETKLDLVRYYQAVAGPLLDRLGGRPLLLERYPDGAGGKSWFQKRVPKNAPDWLTTTVVSTPNGTTSDALVAADLAHVLWAVNQGCLGFHVWPNRAAALDIADELRIDLDPSPGIGFPQLRDAAVLVRAFLGELGIEAYVKTSGSRGLHLYAILEPRWDGYQVRAAAVALARALERRHPDLITAQWWKEERGSRVFVDFNQNAPHKTVFGAWCVRPRVGGQVSTPISWDELPTIEPDTLTLSTVPARVAAAGDPWAGANDRPQSIEPLLELSREDLASGLMDAPWPPVYPKMPNEPPRVAPSRAKKSS